From the genome of Populus alba chromosome 10, ASM523922v2, whole genome shotgun sequence, one region includes:
- the LOC118034554 gene encoding uncharacterized protein, with product MIDANLYRKKGKVRQSFSIDKKEVQNPSPPPSSFSFHHDYMKEKSPIPRLSHYKIKTINPSQMNFFKSVFADDTTPPDSPKSHSPPNNSTSEDPNPTTQNQVWSLGSLIQTLATKSESVMEIYKKDLEEFGSGLKKETAIIRDVASRAVHDLPASFEASAAVAQETIDGIGSTVWKSTAQIISQGKDSILDADHDHDSLSSNADGSRSNLSKQQSLDVKYSRFDAQVHAFQSDLDTYCSEPEDKVDYEKWKLGGLVMDEKKEEIERLITENGVIRDIYNEVVPNRVDDESFWSRYFYRMLKLKQAEEARALLVKRVISGDEEDLSWDFDDDKEEGDVSLSKGESSKDAKVEKENVDEVINENVAGKEKVGVDRSEDKLEEKVVVVVEGKGSTAELCKDNDKLEEKAVVVKGEGRDGTSCKDSDKLEEKVVEGKGGNGGSCKDSDVSVVSSQLLPEEDLEWDEIEDIGSVDESKGEAVGSGKSAGTSKVDLQKRLSAAEEEDVFSWDIEDEDDVHVK from the coding sequence ATGATTGATGCTAATTTGTATAGGAAGAAGGGTAAGGTTAGGCAGTCATTTTCAATCGATAAAAAGGAAGTCCAAAACCCAagtcctcctccttcttccttCTCCTTCCACCATGACTATATGAAAGAGAAGTCACCGATCCCTCGTCTTTCTCactacaaaatcaaaacaattaatcCTTCCCAAATGAATTTCTTCAAATCAGTCTTCGCTGATGACACAACACCACCCGATTCACCCAAATCCCATTCCCCTCCTAACAATTCCACCTCCGAGGACCCGAACCCGACAACCCAAAACCAGGTCTGGTCTCTTGGTTCATTAATCCAGACCTTAGCAACCAAGTCTGAATCCGTTATGGAAATCTATAAAAAGGATCTTGAAGAATTCGGATCcggcttaaaaaaagaaaccgCCATTATTCGTGATGTCGCTTCACGCGCCGTCCATGATCTCCCCGCCTCCTTCGAGGCAAGCGCAGCCGTCGCTCAAGAAACCATCGACGGTATTGGATCCACCGTGTGGAAATCAACGGCCCAGATCATTTCTCAAGGTAAAGACTCCATTTTAGATGCTGACCATGATCATGATTCACTCTCATCTAATGCTGATGGTAGTAGAAGTAATTTGAGTAAACAGCAGTCTTTGGATGTGAAATACAGTCGTTTTGATGCTCAAGTGCATGCATTTCAGTCTGATTTGGATACTTATTGTAGCGAACCAGAGGATAAGGTTGATTATGAGAAATGGAAATTAGGGGGTCTTGTAATGGATGAGAAAAAAGAGGAGATCGAGCGGTTAATTACTGAGAATGGGGTGATTAGGGATATTTATAATGAGGTTGTGCCGAACAGAGTTGATGATGAGAGTTTCTGGAGTAGGTATTTTTATAGGATGCTCAAGTTGAAACAAGCTGAGGAGGCGAGGGCTTTGCTTGTTAAACGAGTGATTTCTGGTGATGAAGAGGATTTGAGTTGggattttgatgatgataaggagGAGGGTGATGTGTCTTTGTCGAAAGGTGAATCAAGTAAAGATGCAAAGGTAGAGAAGGAGAATGTTGATGAGGTGATTAATGAGAATGTAGCAGGGAAGGAAAAGGTTGGGGTTGATAGAAGTGAGGATAAGTTGGAGGAGAAGGTGGTGGTCGTGGTGGAGGGAAAGGGCAGTACTGCTGAATTGTGCAAGGATAATGATAAGTTGGAGGAGAAGGCTGTGGTGGTGAAGGGAGAGGGGCGTGATGGCACATCATGCAAGGATAGTGATAAGTTGGAGGAGAAGGTGGTGGAGGGAAAGGGGGGTAATGGTGGATCATGCAAGGATAGTGATGTTTCTGTGGTTTCTAGTCAGTTGTTGCCTGAGGAGGATCTTGAGTGGGATGAGATTGAAGATATTGGGAGTGTTGATGAGAGCAAAGGGGAAGCTGTGGGGAGCGGGAAGAGTGCTGGTACAAGTAAAGTTGACTTGCAGAAGCGGTTGAGCGCTGCAGAGGAAGAGGATGTTTTTAGTTGGGATATTGAAGACGAAGATGATGTGCATGTTAAGTGA
- the LOC140955998 gene encoding uncharacterized protein, with the protein MGLLLLNWRNLFASNHNTVTCPKLIHYSAFTETNRCDLVGDDLDAKCDFWKLCLVGYVARRSPGYKALQNIIVNSWKLWVKFPNLQLQCWSLKCLSKIASVLRKPVQSDMLTHTMLRLSYAKVLVEVNLLSDLPYSIDVNLPNGSLLKQQVIYETLPRFCKHCRTLGHLTSTCPKSVPLTDYSPVAPILVESELVSVRGDVDPVSSGWNIVQSKRMRRKPSPPKHNARPSHVDHCTGPESTPVHALVDSRDHRFPAPPSGSHIQTGPNTNVLAGSRYDKGKSVVVSVAPGLPSSGVSSAPLRRKAQSHTGGASGRATSTTRIVVFWNPVTVNIDLFGYSAQGLHVLISSLANKHRGEPVSTYETADFRQCCSDLGLADLNYSGSHFTWSNGSVWSKLDRVLANPLWSLSHTLVHVHFDNPGAFSDHSPATVSFYSQQLRAPWGPLRELNKLHFSHISERVARAEAALSEHQTILSSDMNNVQLHAIDKHLRQSLLHLKACERQHRQNCIPAIQCSDGTLTSSSAEVGAVFVDFYCHLLRTPKETLPLDIGVIQHSPCLDVASHASLLAPVSDLDIKNALFAIDDGKAPGPDGYSSCFFKKSWSVIHEDFCLAVRDFFQSSAMLKQINHSIIALIPKSANTSSASDFHPISCCNVIYKVIVKLFAVRLSQAFVTIISPMQNAFLGGRLMLDNIHLLQELLRNYERKHTSPRCLMKIDFKKAFDLVQWPFLRQLLLLLGFPSRFVQLVMQCVETASYSVAVNGSIYGFFPGKNGVRQGDPLSPYLFLQLVTFGKTLGLDINANKSSIYFGGVSDSIKHVILEDTSFTERSFPFRYLGVPLSPHRLLASQFSPLLHKLESVIHGWMGTNLSYARRAELLKSVLYGMVQFWLNIFSFLEIVIKQVTRICRNFFWTGNTLRSKSALVKWHTVCLPKTEGGLGFFDIKSCNNSFLAKLIWNIHLNTDSIWIKWVHHYYLLYSSIWDITAHPTSSPLWKSIISFRNNLCDLCGGQPQTLSLMAQWSSSKGAFSANAYDFLRFRSPPVHWRKVVWEPSSLPWFSFILWLAILATCLAWLSYMDNGSLFQTGELIPSWLPLALGIYSSLKLDRSCGVHVFLALQDDCAVGFDDCFRVDLQMVSLGIGCADC; encoded by the exons ATGGGTCTTCTCCTTCTAAATTGGCGTAATCTTTTTGCATCTAATCACAATACTGTTACCTGCCCTAAGCTCATTCATTACTCTGCCTTTACTGAAACAAACAGATGTGATTTGGTTGGGGATGATTTAGATGCTAAATGTGATTTCTGGAAATTGTGTCTTGTTGGGTATGTTGCTAGACGTTCTCCTGGCTATAAGGCCTTGCAGAATATTATCGTTAATTCATGGAAAT TATGGGTTAAGTTCCCCAACCTTCAACTTCAGTGCTggtctcttaaatgtttgtctAAGATCGCCAGTGTCCTTAGAAAACCTGTTCAGAGTGACATGCTTACCCATACTATGTTAAGGCTCTCCTACGCCAAGGTGTTGGTTGAAGTCAATTTATTATCTGATTTGCCTTACTCTATTGATGTCAATTTACCGAATGGCAGCCTACTCAAGCAGCAAGTCATTTATGAAACTCTCCCCCGGTTTTGCAAGCACTGCAGAACTCTTGGCCATCTTACCTCCACTTGTCCCAAATCAGTTCCATTGACTGATT ACTCTCCAGTTGCTCCTATCCTGGTTGAATCTGAGCTTGTGTCTGTAAGAGGTGATGTTGATCCTGTCTCTAGCGGATGGAATATTGTGCAGAGCAAAAGAATGAGGCGCAAGCCTTCCCCTCCCAAGCATAATGCTAGACCCTCTCATGTTGATCATTGCACGGGTCCAGAGTCTACACCTGTGCATGCTCTTGTGGATTCAAGGGATCACCGTTTTCCAGCTCCACCTTCTGGTTCCCACATCCAAACAGGACCAAATACTAATGTTTTGGCTGGCTCACGGTATGACAAGGGCAAGTCTGTTGTTGTGTCAGTTGCTCCAGGTCTTCCATCATCTGGGGTTTCTAGTGCACCCTTAAGGAGAAAGGCTCAATCACACACTGGTGGTGCTTCTGGCAGAG CGACGTCTACAACAAGAATTGTGGTTTTTTGGAATCCAGTGACTgttaatattgatttgtttgGTTACTCAGCTCAAGGACTTCATGTTCTTATCTCTAGCTTG GCAAACAAGCATCGTGGGGAACCTGTTTCCACGTATGAGACAGCTGATTTCAGGCAGTGTTGCTCTGACCTAGGGCTTGCTGACTTAAATTATTCTGGCAGCCACTTCACATGGTCCAATGGCAGTGTTTGGAGCAAGCTTGACCGTGTCCTAGCCAATCCTCTCTGGTCTCTTTCTCATACATTAGTGCACGTCCATTTTGATAATCCGGGAGCATTCTCTGATCATTCTCCAGCCACTGTTTCATTTTACTCACAGCAGCTCAGGG CACCTTGGGGGCCTTTGCGAGAACTCAACAAACTCCATTTCAGCCACATCTCTGAGCGGGTTGCTCGTGCTGAAGCTGCGTTGAGTGAGCACCAGACTATACTCTCTTCTGACATGAATAATGTCCAACTTCATGCTATTGACAAGCATCTTCGTCAGAGCCTACTCCATCTTAAAGCATGTGAACGCCA GCATCGGCAGAATTGCATCCCTGCTATTCAATGCAGTGATGGCACTCTCACTTCCTCTTCTGCTGAGGTGGGGGCTGTCTTTGTGGATTTTTATTGCCATTTGCTGAGAACTCCAAAAGAAACTCTCCCTCTTGATATTGGCGTTATTCAGCATAGTCCTTGTCTTGATGTTGCTTCCCATGCTTCTCTACTTGCACCTGTTTCTGACTTGGACATAAAGAATGCTTTATTTGCTATTGATGATGGTAAAGCCCCTGGTCCTGATGGCTACTCCTCctgctttttcaaaaaatcttgGTCTGTTATACATGAGGATTTCTGCCTTGCTGTTCGGGATTTCTTCCAGTCGAGTGCAATgcttaaacaaataaatcattCCATCATCGCCTTGATACCCAAATCAGCCAATACTTCATCTGCTTCAGATTTTCATCCAATCTCCTGCTGTAATGTCATTTATAAAGTGATTGTCAAGCTCTTTGCAGTGCGACTATCTCAGGCTTTTGTGACTATTATTAGTCCAATGCAGAATGCATTTCTAGGAGGGAGATTGATGTTGGATAATATTCACTTACTGCAAGAGCTCCTGCGCAATTATGAAAGGAAGCACACCTCTCCACGCTGCCTGATGAAGATTGACTTCAAAAAAGCCTTTGACTTGGTTCAATGGCCCTTTCTCCGCCAGCTTCTCCTTCTGCTTGGGTTTCCAAGTCGGTTTGTTCAGCTTGTAATGCAGTGTGTTGAAACTGCCTCCTATTCAGTTGCAGTTAATGGAAGCATTTACGGTTTTTTTCCTGGGAAAAATGGAGTTCGGCAAGGGGATCCGCTCTCCCCGTATCTTTTTCTC CAATTGGTCACCTTTGGTAAGACCTTGGGGCTAGATATCAACGCCAACAAATCTTCCATTTATTTTGGAGGTGTTTCGGACAGCATCAAGCATGTTATTCTCGAGGACACTAGCTTTACTGAAAGGTCTTTTCCCTTTCGCTACCTTGGCGTTCCACTAAGCCCTCATAGGCTACTTGCCAGTCAATTTTCCCCTCTTCTCCACAAGCTAGAGTCGGTTATCCATGGTTGGATGGGGACAAATCTAAGTTATGCAAGGAGAGCTGAGTTGTTAAAGTCAGTCCTTTATGGCATGGTTCAGTTTTGGCTGaacattttttctttccttgagaTTGTTATCAAGCAAGTCACCCGTATTTGCCGTAATTTCTTTTGGACTGGCAATACATTGAGGAGCAAATCTGCTCTGGTGAAATGGCACACTGTTTGTCTCCCCAAAACTGAAGGAGGGTTGGGTTTCTTTGACATCAAATCTTGCAACAACAGCTTCCTTGCCAAACTCATCTGGAATATACATCTCAATACCGACTCCATTTGGATAAAATGggttcatcattattatttgctttattCCTCCATTTGGGACATCACAGCACATCCCACCTCCTCACCTCTATGGAAATCCATCATTTCCTTCCGAAACAACTTATGTGATCTGTGTGGTGGCCAACCTCAGACACTCTCTTTGATGGCACAATGGAGCAGCTCCAAAGGTGCATTCTCAGCCAATGCCTATGACTTCTTGAGATTTCGTAGCCCCCCAGTTCATTGGAGAAAAGTCGTTTGGGAGCCCTCGTCGCTGCCTTGGTTCAGCTTCATTTTATGGTTGGCAATCTTGG CTACATGTCTTGCATGGCTCTCTTACATGGATAATGGCTCTTTGTTTCAAACTGGTGAATTAATTCCTAGCTGGCTGCCTCTGGCTCTTGGGATCTACTCTTCCTTGAAGCTGGATCGTTCCTGCGGTGTGCACGTCTTCCTTGCCTTGCAGGATGATTGTGCTGTTGGCTTTGATGATTGCTTTCGGGTTGATCTTCAGATGGTTAGCTTAGGCATTGGTTGTGCTGATTGCTGA
- the LOC118034555 gene encoding uncharacterized protein, with translation MSFSFFKASRPKTPQEVVKAMKDSLVALDTKTVVEVKALEKALEEVEKNFVSLRCMLCGDGEVEPNTDQVSQLALEVCKEDVLALMIHKLPNLGWEARKDLVHCWSILLKQKVDSRYCSVEYIENHFELLDFLVVCYDNKEIALNCGLMLRECIKFPMLAKYILESASFELFFKFVELPNFDVASDAFSTFKDLLTKHGTVVAEYLTAHYDEFFDQYEKLLTSSNYVTRRQSLKLLSEFLLEPPSSHIMKRYIQEVRYLKVMMTLLKDSSKNIQISAFHIFKVFVANPNKPREVKVILAKNHGKLLELLHNLSAGKGAEDEQFEEEKELIIKEIDRLSRLSNPDH, from the exons ATGTCGTTTTCATTCTTCAAAGCGTCACGGCCAAAAACACCACAAGAAGTGGTGAAAGCAATGAAAGATAGCCTCGTGGCTCTTGATACCAAAACCGTTGTTGAAGTTAAAGCCCTTGAGAAG GCATTGGAAGAAGTAGAGAAGAATTTTGTGTCATTGAGATGTATGCTGTGTGGAGATGGGGAGGTTGAACCAAATACGGATCAAGTTTCCCAATTAGCACTTGAAGTTTGCAAAGAGGATGTTCTCGCTCTTATGATTCACAAGTTACCTAATTTGGGATGGGAA gcaAGAAAGGATTTAGTCCATTGTTGGTCTATATTGTTGAAGCAAAAGGTTGACTCAAGATACTGCTCTGTAGAATACATAGAGAACCATTTTGAATTGCTAGACTTTCTTGTTGTATG CTATGATAACAAGGAAATTGCCTTGAATTGTGGACTTATGCTAAGGGAATGCATAAAGTTTCCGATGCTTGCAAA ATATATATTAGAGTCTGCAAGCTTTGAGTTGTTCTTCAAATTTGTGGAATTGCCTAACTTTGATGTTGCTTCTGATGCTTTCTCCACTTTCAAG GATTTACTGACTAAACATGGCACTGTGGTTGCGGAGTATCTTACTGCACATTATGATGAG TTCTTTGATCAATATGAAAAACTCTTGACATCTTCTAATTATGTGACGAGAAGGCAATCATTGAAG CTTCTCTCGGAATTCCTTTTGGAACCTCCGAGCTCTCATATAATGAAGCGCTACATTCAAGAAGTTCGGTACTTGAAAGTCATGATGACTTTGCTGAAG GACTCGAGCAAAAATATTCAGATCTCTGCTTTCCACATTTTCAAG GTCTTTGTTGCTAATCCTAACAAGCCACGAGAGGTGAAAGTGATTTTGGCCAAAAACCATGGAAAATTGCTGGAATTGCTTCACAATCTCTCAGCTGGAAAAG GTGCTGAGGATGAACAGTTTGAAGAGGAAAAGGAATTGATCATCAAGGAAATCGATAGACTATCTCGCCTGTCAAATCCGGATCATTAG